The Mytilus trossulus isolate FHL-02 chromosome 13, PNRI_Mtr1.1.1.hap1, whole genome shotgun sequence genome has a segment encoding these proteins:
- the LOC134695007 gene encoding mesotocin receptor-like, whose product METTYQKSNDSLSTMAAMYSNASVNSSFDLDLRNGSREKINTPSSSIQTMNEVTKWMAVGILVGILVLNSTILILLFRKKHNSRMAFFVQNLAAADFCVGIIYVLPELMVFRFHIGWTRYACYILYGVKMFPLYVSTFAIVTLTLDRVYVILRPISSSGRGVKYRVSLIMTTWILAILLSIPYMVCVRFNNGKCVHDFEKKVMLMFDISLILILPVVIIGVCYTCIIVTICRRERNELLNESTKRSTNSSRKNDGKKKGTRKPLIAQARIRTIKLLLIIVTAYIVCWTPVCVGTSLMMWKWIKLGATYQLLYVLAPLNSLVNPLVFLLFHRKIFKRKEFGTYRFNPSGTLKTSIFTNGGGKQTSSRC is encoded by the exons ATGGAAACCACCTACCAAAAATCGAATGATTCTCTATCCACAATGGCTGCTATGTATTCCAACGCGAGTGTTAACAGTAGCTTTGACTTAGATTTAAGGAATGGATCCAGAGAGAAGATAAACACTCCTTCT TCTTCTATCCAGACAATGAATGAAGTGACTAAATGGATGGCAGTTGGAATCCTGGTAGGAATTTTGGTGTTAAACTCAACTATACTGATATTACTTTTTCGCAAGAAACATAACAGTAGAATGGCTTTCTTTGTACAAAACTTAGCTGCAGCAG ATTTCTGTGTtggtattatttatgttttaccCGAGCTTATGGTATTTAGATTTCATATCGGTTGGACAAGATACGCATGTTATATATTGTATGGAGTGAAAATGTTTCCGCTTTACGTCTCTACGTTTGCTATTGTTACCCTGACACTAGACCGTGTGTATGTTATTCTAAGACCTATATCATCATCTGGGAGAGGTGTTAAATACAGAGTATCATTAATAATGACAACATGGATTCTAGCAATATTACTTTCTATACCATATATGGTGTGTGTAAGATTCAACAATGGAAAATGTGtacatgattttgaaaaaaag GTTATGCTTATGTTTGATATCAGCCTCATTCTGATTCTGCCTGTCGTGATCATTGGAGTgtgctatacatgtattattgtgACAATTTGTCGTCGCGAGCGAAATGAACTTTTGAATGAAAGTACTAAAAGAAGCACTA attcatcacgtaaaaacgatggtaaaaaaaaaggtacaaGGAAACCACTCATTGCTCAGGCAAGAATACGGACCATTAAATTACTTCTGATCATCGTAACTG CATACATTGTTTGTTGGACCCCGGTTTGCGTTGGTACATCATTGATGATGTGGAAATGGATTAAATTAGGAGCTACTTATCAACTTCTGTACGTCTTGGCGCCTTTGAATAGCCTCGTGAATCCTCTTGTGTTTTTATTGTTCCATaggaaaattttcaaaagaaaggAGTTTGGAACGTACAGATTTAACCCATCTGGAACATTAAAAACGTCGATTTTTACAAACGGGGGAGGAAAGCAGACATCATCAAGGTGTTAG